The window attttaggTTAGACCATTCATTCACATCCattcaactaaaatttatacaacaataataatccaCGTACGTTTAACGTCGTTGATAGGTGTTAAATAATAGAGACTAGATGTAAAAATGAGTTTAGGTACATAATAATTGTTATAACTTTTGTACCTAAACGTTGAAGATACGACGACCAATTTAACCCCTGTGTTAACAGAAAAATAGATAAGGATTAGACTAAAATATACTTGAGATATTAAAGGTGAAGCTGAAAAAGAGGGCAAATTGTGGTGGGAAATGGACATAATTCCACACATAGCTAACCAAACCCTCTATTGGTTGTGTGTTTAGTTTTAGATTTAGGGCCTTAATTGTGGTATAGGATGTCATGTCATAGTCACAAGGGGGATTAGAAGAGGattgataattaataaaattccaTTATTTTCTGATTATGCCACTTTAGAAGTGTCTCAAAAGAAGATTTAAGTGAAATGTTACCCTTAAAAAGTGATATGATTTGACTCACCTAAGTTTCCTTTTACACGTTAAAAATTATGCCTACTGTacattaaacatatattagttttCTTAGATATCTCAACTCTTAAAACAGGAAAGTTAATCCTAATTTTCTATCTCAACTATAAATGTTGTGCATTTCTTTTATCTATTAAGGATATGGAAAAAtactataaaaatataatattccttttatttatgctattattttgaaaaagattcaCATTACGACTAATGAATGAGAATAGTATTTATATTAGAGTTGGTACGTATAGATAAACTTCCCAAAATGTTATTCTATAGGCTTCATcctaatataaatattgttatactTAAATATTCAATGTTTTCTCCACTTTTGGCCCTTCTTTTTGCACTCCAAATTCCCACACAATATTTATTCGATATCTTTATTTagactaaaattttaaatttcattccATTTATGTAATTGTGAAGTTTTTTCTATgtacttatattttaaaagttaatttctATTGAATTTGGcttaataataatgtaataaGTGAATATGCTTACaaattttatagtaaaaatatttatagatgataaaaaattaGGGAAAACTcaaccaaaaactaaaattctgacatttgaaaatacataaaataaaattaaacaaatccAGAATATAGCACAGAGATGACAGTTTAACAACGTTTTACATTAAATCctaccttttttttcaaacattaaaatctaccttttttaaaataaaaataaaaaaacttatggTGTAGATATTATTCAGTAGACATAGAAATTGTCGGTTTTGAAtgtaaaagttgaaatttctctactcctaaaatttgaaaaagtttcaattatttactctctctctttttttaaattttttgtttctttcaatttttccatttgaaacaataagaaaagaagtaaaaaaagataataataataaatgaagaatagaaattcataattataatGGTCATGGCAATAAAAACAGGGGACCATTATACATAACCAAATTAACTTCTAACCACCAATACTGATACCCTTCTTCAATTTTGGCATTCATGAAACAACCACTCTTCTTTATTACACTCACCTCCATTCTCACAACTCCCCCATTCcctcttcatttttcacaaACACACTCCTTTCCTCTGTTCCCAAAAATGGCTGATTCTCCTCTCAAATGCCTGTGTTTCCTTCTGTTTTTAGactctttccttctttcaagTGCTCTGTTTCTCAAAACTTATGTTGTTCAAATGGATAGGTCTGCAATGCCGGACTCTTTTACCAATCATTTTGAGTGGTACTCCAATGTGCTAACCAATGTGGTTCTTGACCTTCAAAGAGAAGGTAATGGTGGAGGAGGTGAAGAGAGGATCATTTACGGTTATCACAATGTTTTCCATGGAGTTGCAGCTCGATTGAGTGAAGAAGAGGTTGAGAAGCTCGAGGAAGAAGATGGGGTTGTGGCTATTTTTCCTGAGATGAAGTACGAGCTTCATACTACTAGAAGCCCCAGATTTCTTGGGCTTGAACCAGCTGATAGCAACAGCGCCTGGTCTCAGCAAATTGCAGACCATGATGTGGTTGTTGGAGTCTTGGACACTGGGATTTGGCCGGAGAGTGACAGCTTTGACGATGCTGGAATGTCGCCAGTGCCGGCGCATTGGAAAGGGGAATGTGAAACAGGGAGAGGGTTTACGAAACAGAATTGTAATAGAAAGATCGTTGGGGCCAGAGTGTTTTACCGTGGGTATCAAGCTGCAACTGGGAAATTTAACGAACAGTTGGAGTACAAATCGCCGAGGGATCAAGATGGGCATGGAACTCACACGGCAGCTACCGTCGCTGGCTCTCCGGTGGCCGGCGCAAGTCTTCTTGGTTATGCTTATGGAACGGCCAGAGGAATGGCGCCCGGAGCTAGAATTGCAGCTTACAAGGTCTGTTGGATTGGTGGCTGCTTTAGCTCCGACATTTTGTCGGCTGTTGACAGAGCTGTGGCCGATGGAGTAAATGTTCTGTCCATCTCTTTGGGAGGTGGGGTTTCTTCGTACTATCGCGATAGTCTCTCCGTTGCAGCATTTGGGGCAATGGAGATGGGCGTGTTTGTTTCTTGCTCGGCTGGAAATGGAGGGCCGGACCCTGTCAGTCTCACGAATGTATCACCATGGATAACTACCGTCGGTGCCAGTACAATGGACAGAGATTTCCCGGCCATTGTCAAGCTCGGCGATGGCAGAACAATAACCGGCGTTTCACTTTACAGAGGAAGAATCACAATTCcagaaaacaaacaattccCAATTGTCTACATGGGGAGTAACTCGAGCAGCCCTGATCCGAGCTCGCTCTGTTTAGAGGGAACTTTAGATCCCCATTTCGTCGCCGGAAAAATTGTGATATGTGATCGGGGAATTAGCCCTCGGGTCCAGAAGGGTGTGGTGGTGAAAAATGCAGGTGGGATTGGGATGATTCTGTCGAACACGGCGGCAAATGGGGAAGAACTTGTTGCCGATTGCCATTTAGTACCGGCTGTCGCCATTGGGGAAAGAGAAGGCAAAGCAATTAAACAGTACGCATTAACGAATCGAAGAGCGACGGCGACATTAGGGTTTTTAGGGACAAGATTAGGGGTAAAACCGTCGCCGGTGGTGGCGGCGTTTTCATCTAGAGGACCAAATTTCCTCACTCTTGAGATCCTAAAGCCGGATCTGGTGGCTCCTGGCGTTAATATCCTCGCCGCTTGGACCGGAAAAACAGGACCGTCGAGCTTAACGACGGACACAAGAAGGGTCAAATTCAACATTCTTTCAGGAACTTCAATGTCTTGCCCTCACGTCAGCGGCGTAGCGGCTCTAATCAAATCGAAGCATCCCGATTGGAGCCCGTCGGCGATTAAATCCGCACTGATGACCACCGCTTACGTTCACGATAACACATACAAACCTCTGAAAGACTCCTCCGCCGCATCACCGTCAAGTCCATACGACCATGGCGCCGGCCACATAAATCCTAGAAAAGCCCTAGATCCTGGTTTGGTTTACGAAATTCAGCCGCAAGATTACTTCGACTTCCTCTGTACGCAGGATTTAAGCCCAACACAGCTGAAAGTCTTctcaaaatattcaaacagAACATGCCGTGGTCTTCTCCCCAACCCAGGAGACTTGAATTACCCAGCAATCTCCGCCGTTTTCCCTGAGAAAACCACCGTCACTTCGCTGACCCTTCACAGAACCGTCACGAATGTGGGCCCTGCAACCTCCAGTTACCATGCGGTGGTGAGTCCGTTCAAGGGGGCCACCGTGAAAGTTGAGCCGGAGAGTCTGAATTTCACAAGAAGGTATGAAAAGGTTTCTTATAGAATAACTTTTGTGACGAAGAAGAGACAGAGCATGCCAGAATTTGGAGGGTTGATTTGGAAGGATGGAAGTCATAAAGTGAGAAGCCCCATTGTGATTACTTGGTTGTCGTTTGTTTGAATTTCAGTTATACGTTTGGTGATCAATCCTCAAAGTTGCTCGTTTTGTTAAGAATTATTTCGTTGCTGCCACTCGGAAACATATgggatttcaattttattactCTCTCCATGGAACTTCATGCCTTTTGCAATTCAATTTTGCTATTATAATTCCTCATTCtcagaaataaataaaaaaaacaaggaaaattaatgttatttaaaccaaaaataactatttttatgtGACAAGTATTTATCTTAATGTCAATGTTtattcaacttctttttcttttacatttatcTCTCTAAATCACatgtctttaaattttgtatataagtAAAGTTTGGTTTATAATGATTTAGttatgtattcttttttttcaattttgttacaGTTAGTCTCTTCACTAAACTATGTAACAactcaattttattgtttattaatgTTAAGATATTGCATAAAAAAACTCcactttaattaataaagagtCTAACTTTGAATTTACATTACTATAGGAGCCaatattcaaatgtttaattttttttttcttattctaaaaatcgtggaatgaaaaatcaaacatagtaattagtattttatgtACCAAATTATTGgcaaaaagaatttaaatttcgGTTGAGTAGTGACTAAACTATCAATTTGGTACATATATAGAATAAAAGTCCTTATACCTTCTGGTCATAATTGCAGTTATTCAATTAGTCAACAACCAAAAAGAATAGTAATTACATCAAGCaaatttaatgtaaaaaatcTCCTCAACGTGAGGAAAAAAACCATTGATGAAAGTTAATATCTCCACTCTAAGTCTATAATGAATAATGGATCCAACAAATTCTATTAGTTATATCTCCAGACATACAAAACATCCAAATAATATTCACGTAACAAACACTAGCAACCAATTACCAACTTTAGGtagtttcaaaaaataaattttctctatCTAAATTAAAGATACTCAAGTCAAGAATAGTACTATGTAAAAGTAATTACGAAATAACCTCTAAAAGGCTACTtcctattttaaaacaaaatcaaatgcCATACGTGTATTAGAATTTAATATGCATAGGAATTGGTCAAATAGCAGTTGTTTATTGGTTAATTATAAAGTTGCTCTTTCCTTACGTACCAATGTTGATAGAAATATGGATATCTTAGACGAAATATCTCTAAAATTCCAATTTTGATtgatatcttttaaaaagtaaaaagaaaaaaaagaaaaacaaaatttaaacagaTAAATAAACATTGTTTTATGATTCTAAAATAGATTGGTATATCTATTATTTAGATTACACTTACATTggtaatattttgttgtttaattattatctttcgtggatcaatttaaataattaaaattcgataaatatttgatttaaagtttttttaaaattaagtttgtaaTACTCTTTCTGCTTCTAAATTTACTGTCTTCTTGTTTACTTGTTAGAACCAagccaaattttgaaagaaaacaaaataaatttttaaaaaatagattgttgttatttttagaatttagctAAAATATAACTctttgataaatataaaaaacaatattgtgCTCGATATTTTTCCATGTGTATTAAACAGTAGTTTGAATGACCCACCTCTATTTAGTTCACAATTTATGGTCCcttcaaaacaaacaagtaccaaatgaataattcaaaatatagaaatgagACCCAAAATTGAcgtgttaaattttttaccaCTACAAttattgaaatcaaatttatcaagCATGTAGTTCAATGTAAATGAATAGAACCCcgtatttaattttcttagtACAACATGCATGCATGCTCAATTATATCAAATTGTAtgtgttcgcacgagatttccggagaaatttaattcgtggacttgaacttggagttgatgttgtatttttgttgatttgatgcgatgcggttcaatctctagaatttgatcatctgattctctctcaactgtatgtctacgcttgatttggaggaagcggagcacatgatgttcttgaagtttgttgaacgtctacgcttgatttggagaagcggagcacgtgatgttcttgaagtttgttgaacgtctacgcttgatttggagaagcggagcacgtgatgttcttcaagttggttgaatgcttacgtttgatttgaggaagcggagcacgtgatgttcttgaagttggagtcttggaagaaagtttgtattttcaaaacagcttcaatcttcgagggtggtcaacttcagaagttagggagtcttctagctcttggaagaattctctttggatcttctagagtcgagaattcctctatttatagagttcactggtgggctttatgggtttgaacctggttggtccatggaccagacccatgggctcaaccatatggacttaggttatatttagtctttgggctcaattaagcttatttttttttgcttaattgaactaaaatgattaacttaatctaacgattaatatgaaaacatgtggcattattagaatgaccaatttatttattttaagtctttaatttggagcatgtgtcaattttaattagtcccaaatttaattatttgtacttttcatcattaacttaataaatgatgtggcaacctgtgattggtctcaaaatttcttattaaacaGTATGATATACACatctcatttttaaaatgattcttataaagaaaaagaattgacaaattatttatactttaaaacaaaacctctatatacaaaatattttgacaatttctattttaaaaaaatgttcaatatAGAAAGTATTCAAGTGTAAGACTTAGTAATTAGAGGTTGTATGATTgtgatttgtaaattttaattttaaattaaaaaaatttacgtaaattaatattaaactCGTGTAATCTACTTATACATGAATTAAGGTGGATTATCATTTCAATCTTTTCATATTGATGTTGTTTTATAATGTATTATAATAtgcatatttaaaatgttattttgatttgaactacaattactcttttttatttatatatttatttaatctaacttatttgatatttttttttctagacaATAGTtatcaatcaattaaaatttaagaataggCATGAGAAACTAAATTAATGTGTGGAACGATAAACTTGAGATTAATAAAGATACTAAGTTctaaagaaagttaaaatctAACCTATTATAGAATCAAATAAgatcaattgaaaatttgtttcaCCAAATAGcctaaaatgttaaaattgcTCCATGCAAATGTACATGATCTAAAACCAAGTTTAAGGTTCAAACTATATTAATCGGAAAAACAtcacataataaaaataatgatagtaataaaaaattgagatgaTTTGATGATAATAAAGATATATGGATTCACTTTTGATAATTGGGTTTGCACATATGCTTGTTGGGATTGGATATATATTGGTTCAAGGTAACAATGattaatgtttataattaGTTACAAGATCATTAAAATATGGAAGTTAAGTATGTGTATTTgatttatcaattatatata of the Cucumis sativus cultivar 9930 chromosome 3, Cucumber_9930_V3, whole genome shotgun sequence genome contains:
- the LOC101214825 gene encoding subtilisin-like protease SBT1.3 — translated: MKQPLFFITLTSILTTPPFPLHFSQTHSFPLFPKMADSPLKCLCFLLFLDSFLLSSALFLKTYVVQMDRSAMPDSFTNHFEWYSNVLTNVVLDLQREGNGGGGEERIIYGYHNVFHGVAARLSEEEVEKLEEEDGVVAIFPEMKYELHTTRSPRFLGLEPADSNSAWSQQIADHDVVVGVLDTGIWPESDSFDDAGMSPVPAHWKGECETGRGFTKQNCNRKIVGARVFYRGYQAATGKFNEQLEYKSPRDQDGHGTHTAATVAGSPVAGASLLGYAYGTARGMAPGARIAAYKVCWIGGCFSSDILSAVDRAVADGVNVLSISLGGGVSSYYRDSLSVAAFGAMEMGVFVSCSAGNGGPDPVSLTNVSPWITTVGASTMDRDFPAIVKLGDGRTITGVSLYRGRITIPENKQFPIVYMGSNSSSPDPSSLCLEGTLDPHFVAGKIVICDRGISPRVQKGVVVKNAGGIGMILSNTAANGEELVADCHLVPAVAIGEREGKAIKQYALTNRRATATLGFLGTRLGVKPSPVVAAFSSRGPNFLTLEILKPDLVAPGVNILAAWTGKTGPSSLTTDTRRVKFNILSGTSMSCPHVSGVAALIKSKHPDWSPSAIKSALMTTAYVHDNTYKPLKDSSAASPSSPYDHGAGHINPRKALDPGLVYEIQPQDYFDFLCTQDLSPTQLKVFSKYSNRTCRGLLPNPGDLNYPAISAVFPEKTTVTSLTLHRTVTNVGPATSSYHAVVSPFKGATVKVEPESLNFTRRYEKVSYRITFVTKKRQSMPEFGGLIWKDGSHKVRSPIVITWLSFV